The DNA region GACTAATGGCCGGATAATCAGTGGCACAGTTGCGGAGGATGGAACAATCGAGGCCGCTCTGTAACGTTTTGAGCGCAATAAACTTCTAAAGTCTGGGTCGGGACGGTCGAAAACATTGCTACTGGGCTCCAACTACAGGGGCAGTGGAGAGAGCAATGAAGATAGGTCAAAACCCGGAGATTGCCAACGCGTTGTCACAGGCGACGTCTGCCAAGCAGCAGGCGAAGACACCTGCGCCTGCCGTCGAAACGGCAACGACCCAGGCTGCGTCCGCCTTCGCTGCCGGCGTGCCCGTCACTTTCTCGTCCTCTGCCAAGGCACTGGAACAGACCGGCCGCAATGCCGGCGAGTTCGATGCGAACAAGGTGAAGGCGGTGAAGGCGTCCATCGAAAAGGGCACGTTCACCATCGATGCAGACGCCATTGCTGACAAACTGCTTTCCAACGCCCAGGAAGTGCTCTCCCGTTCCGGCAAATAAGCACCCTGATGCCTGAAAGGCGTGGCCGGCGATACACTGCGTCATGTCGTTCGAAGCCCAACTGGCCGTTGCCGAATCGCAGCTCCATGAAGTCAAAACCGCGCTGCTGAGTACGCATGCGACGGATCTCGAGCGCTGCGCCGCGCTCTTGAGGCAGACCGCAGCCACCCTGGCCGCTGCTGCCGCCGAGTCGACCGGCACGAACGCCCAGCCACGTACCCCCGCCTTCACGCAGCGCTTGCGTGCCATTCAGGCCGAACTCTCCATTCAGCGCGAGCAATTGCAGCGGTTGCTGGTCTTGGCGGAAGCCCAGGCCGCCACATTCCTGCCACCGAAGGATGCAAGCACTTACGGCAACGGACCGGGGCCTATGGGCGCAAGTCGTGCCCGCATCTATCGGTCCAACAGTTGAGGGGCGCGTGGCCGGCGGCGTTCGCCGGCTGAGACGCACGCAATCCGGCACCGCCTTGGAACCTCAGCACTGCGGTCTTTCCCACTGAGCCACCGGGTGCCTGGCGGCGCGGACAGGCCCTGCGGCCATGCAGGGCGGCCGCTGCAGACCTTATTCCTTTTCAGATGGCGCGTGCATGTGCCGGCCAAAGTAGAGGCTGGTGCGGAAGAGCAGCTCGGTGCTGCGGTAGAAGATGATGTACTTCTTGCGCGGTCCGCCCCGGGTCAGGCCGATTTCGGGCGTCCGGAAGTCCACGAAGCACCCATGGTCGCTGGCCAGCTTGATCAGCGAGAGCGGGGTCCAGTACGCGACGTGCCCAGGCACGAAGGGGTACTGGTGAAAGCTCATGTCCGTTCCATCGTAGATATTGGAACTGCAGATCAGGATACCGTCGTTCTTCAGCAGCTTGAGCAGCGATTCGAAATGGGCGACCGGTTCGGTGAAGTGCTCTATCACTTCCGACGCAAGGACCACGTCCGAGGGCGTTGCGTCCGCGATGGGCTCGAAGTTTTCGGCTTCCTGCATGTTTTCCAGGTCGACCAGTTTGGTCGATACACCGGGATACGCACGTTTGACCCACAAGTGGTCGGTATTGAGTCCGGAGCCGAAAAAGCTGATGCTGGCGTTGGGCTTGCCCACGATTTCCAGGCCCATCTCGGCCATGTAGAACTCACGGCCGGGTCGTTCGTCGGTGGCATTGCGCAGCGTACGCAACAGGCCTTCGCTGGCGCCTGTCACCACCTTCTTGTACTGGCCAAGATTTTCGGGATGCCGCACGAACCCGCAGGCCTTGCACTCGTACCCGCTCATGGTCTTGTCTTTGTAGGGCGCTACGCGGCAGGTGTTCGTGATGACTTCTTCCTCGCCTCCGCAAACAGGACATTGGCTCATCGGGTTCTCCATGACGGGGTTGTGTAATTGATGGGAAATCGGCGAGAGAGGGGCTACACCCGCAAAATGACGCCGGTGTCGGCCGCACTCAGCAGCTTGGCGGATGCCAGCGCCACTTCGTAGGGGCTCAACAGGGACCGCTGGTCCTCGTTGGCGAAGTTGCTGCGGCGCATGCTGGTGTCGGTGCGCCCGGGAACGACGCAGTTGACCCGCACGCCGTCTTCCTTCCACTCGTCGGCCAGCGCCTGGGTCAGGTTCACGATGGCCGCCTTGCATGCGGAGTAGGCGGAATAGTCAGCCCGCCCCCTGGTGAAGGACGACGACGAGAACTGCAGCAGCATGCCTTTGGACGCCTTCAATGCCGCATGGCTGCATTGCGCCACGTTGAGAGCACCCAGGAGATTGACCGACACCTGTTCTGCCACCTGCTGGGGCGACTGCTGTTCGAGGGGGCTCTTGATCAACAGACCGGCCGCGTTGATGACGTTGTCGATGCGTCCCCATTGGTCCAGCAGGCCATTGATCGATGCCGCCACTTGGCCGTGGTCGGCGATGTTGCAGCCATTGCGGCGCGAGATGCTGTGCACCGTGCCGCCCGCCTCTTCCAGGATCTGCACGATGGCTTTACCGATACCCATGCTGCCGCCGAAGACGATGGAATGCGTTCCCTTGAGATGCAGCCCGCCCAGATTGGGCGCCAGTTGCTGCTGGCGGATGCGAAAGAGCTCATCGGCGAGGACGAGATCGATGGAGTCGGTGATCTTGATGTTCTCGGAACTGCCCTTGACGATGCGAACCTGCCCCATCGGATGGCAGGCGAGGTAGATGCCGCAGTCGTCCGTGTAGTCGCCCAGCTTCTCGACCCCGATCTCCTCGTAGCTTTTCAACAGGGCCTGGTAGCGAAAGCCCTGGGGCGTTTGGCCGCGGTAGATGTGGTCCCGCTTGGGGATGCTCTGGATGAATCCGTCGCGCTCGACGATGATGGTGTCGCTGGTCTTGATCGCCACATCGACAGCTTCGTAGAAGGACAGCGCCTCGACGACGTCATGGATGATCTGGTGGCTCAGAAAGGGACGTGCGGAATCGTGGAGGATGACGTTCTTGGGGGGATCGGCCCGCAGGTACCGCAGCGCCGCATAGGCGGACGCCTGGCGGGACGACCCGCCGACGATCACTTCGGCCCGGGTGTCCTTGAAGAGCTCCTTCGTGTACGCGAGTGCATCGGCCGGCACGGTGATGACGATGCGGGCGTCGGGCGCATAGCTGTGCAGGCAGGCGAAGCTGTGCTCCACGACCGTCTTGCCGGCGACCCGGATGAACTGCTTCGGGATCGGCGACTCCAGTCGGGTGCCGCTGCCACCGGCCAGCAGCACATAGGCCTGGTCGTTGTTCAGCATGCGATGGCCTCTGCGCTCTGCTCCTGCAGCAGGCTTTGGAGTTGCTGCAGCGTGTCGTCGCTCATGCCCAGCGGCTTGCTCTTTTGCGTATCCATCAGGCGGATCACCCTCTCCAACTTGTCATTGTTTCGATCGCGCAGAGCCTCAAGAGCCCGCAGCCGGCCGACGATCTGGTACACCGGCCCGCCCACATCGACCGTTGCGGGAGATTCCAGGTGGGAGATGTAGCCGGGGTCGGATTTCCGCCAATCGCCGAAATTCTCTGCGAGCTTCTTCTCGACATCGTCCGGGACGTAAAAGTCGATCCCCAGGAACTGCGCCGATTTGATGGCGAACGGAGAAAAGGCAAATTTCTGCAGATAGCCGAAGTAGGACTCCACGCCCGTCACCAGCATGCCGTCCTCGGGGCGGTAGATGAAGATGTCGATGTTGACGCCGGACGGGTTGTGCTTGACCGCCAGGTGGTAGGCGTGCCGGCCGTTCACGTGGGTGAAGTCCACGCCGAACAGGCCGGTCTTGAGCAGGGTGTCGATGATGTCGAACTGGCCCTCCCAGCCGATGATGCCTACGTCGATGTCCTTGTCGTGCGCCAGCAGTTTGCCTTCGCGGGCGTAGCCGAGCAGCGTGCCGGACACCAGGAAGGGCTTGTGTCCCAGCGGCGCTAGTGCGGTCTGCAGATCAAGCAGCGCCTTCGAGGCTTCATCAGCATCGAATTTGGGCTTGGCCGCCGGGTCGTTGTCTTCAAGGCGGGTGATTGTTGCTTTCTTCGCAGCAAGCAGCCCGATCACTTCGTCGAGCTTGGCGACGCTTTGCGGAAACTCCCCCAGATGGCAGTGGGCGCGGGCGATGTTGATGCAGGCTGCCAGCCGGTCCAACGGCGTGGTGGCGTTCTGCGCATGCCGGATGACGGCGCGGTGATCGCCGCAGAGGTGATAGGTGCGGCAGGCATACAAGGCCAAGCTGCTGCGGATCTGAATCACCTCGTACAAGGTACTGACCAGGCTTTGCCGGATACGGACATAGCATGTGGCCAGCTTCTCCACCGGGTCGTTCATGCTCAGGAACTCCTGCCGGCGAAACAGGGTCTGGATGATCAGCAGCCAGGGCTTGACGTCGATCTTGCGCCGGATCAGTTCGGAGACGATGGTCTCCAGCAGGTCGAAGCGCTTCTGGTCCACGGCGAGTTCCACCGCCCCGACCCAGTCATCCGTGTCTGCGCGGCACTTTCGCAGGTCGGCCGGCTCCAGCGTGCGGCGATGCAGGAGATGGGACGCAACCACCTGCAGTGCGCTGCGGCCGGGCAGCGAGGCGAAGCCCTCGGTCTCCGCGCCCCGTCCGAGGGACTGGTACACGGCGAGCCACCGGGCGTGGTGCGCATGGTCGGCGAGGTTCTCCACGGCCAGCGAGGCGAGGTAGATCACGGTCGCGGGAAGCCGCATCATGCGTGCGGCATCGAGCAGGGCCGGGCTGAGAAGATCGTTCTCCCACTCATGCAGCGTCACCTGCTCCAGGTCGTCGTAAGCCTTGGCGTGGAGCAGGTGGTTGATCAGTGCCAGCTGGGGGAATTGTTTGTAAGACATGCGGTGTCCTTGGCTCCAGCACGCGAGGTGTGGAGCGGAGTTCATACCCGTGGGGGTGGTCAGTGCGCCCGCATCTTGGCGCGCAATCGGGCGATCGACTGGCTGTGCAGCTGGCATACGCGCGACTCGGTCACGCCCAGCACTGCTGCAATCTCCTTGAGGTTCATGTCGTGCTCGTAGTACATGCCCATCACGTACTGCTCCCGCTCGGGCAAGGTCTTGATGGCCGCGACGAGAGACGACTTGAGGCGCTGGTCGCGCAGCACGGCCATGGGGTCGGCCTCGCTGTCGGCCACGTGCCGGTCGAGAAAGCCTTCCTCGTCGTCGTCGCCGCGCGTCATGTCCTCCAGGTACACCAGCTGCGTGCCGCGCACCTTGCCCAGCAGCGTCTGGTAGTCCTCCAGCGACAGGCCCAGTTCGTCCGCGATCTCGGACTCCATCGGACTGCGGCCGAGCTTCTGCTCCATGCGCTGAACGGCGTGCTCGATCTCCTTCTGGCTCTTGCGGGAGCTGCGGCTCATCCAGTCGCCCTCGCGCAGTTCGTCGAGCATGGCGCCGCGGATGCGCTGGGTGGCGAAGGTCTCGAACTGCACGCCTTGGGCCGCTTCGTAGCGCGTCAGGGCTTCGGACAGTCCGATCATTCCGACCTGTATCAGATCGTCCAGCTCCACGTTGGGCGGGAGCTTGGCGATCATGTGGTGCGCGATCCGCCGTACCAGCGGTACGTGCTGGCGGATCAGCGCATCGCGATCAAGCTGGCCTTTGGCGGTGTACATCGGGTCAATGGCTCCGAACGAAATGCGCAGGAACGTCGGTATGGTGGCTCGCGGGCAACATCGGTGATGCGGCGCCCATGGTGCCCGCGTTTTCCAGCAGTTGCAAGGCCAGGCGCTGGATGTCCTGCGGGTTGGATGCCTTGACCGTCGTGGTGCGCAACGGCGTGCCCAGGTGGCGCTCCGAGCACCGTTGCAGGGTCTGCAGGGCCGCTTCGGCTGCAGCGGCGCGGCGGGCATTGCCCGGCGGCAGTATGGACGCCACGGTGCATTGCAGTCCTGCGTGCAGTGTCATGTGCTTGAGCTGCTGGTAGCTCTGCACCACGCCGGCTGCCCCTGGCGCCGCCAGGATGAGCGGTACCGTCGCGCTGCCGCGCAGGATGGGTGCCATGGTCTCCGGCGGCGCATACAGGGCCACCAGGGCATAGGCACGAAAGTGCGGGTGCAGCCGCTGCAGCGCGCTGCCGTCGTTCCAGTGGGAACGCTCGGCCAGGCGCACCAGTCCGTGGGCCGCCGGGATCACGGCGAGCGATGCGGATCCCGCGGCGCCCGTGTCCGCGCAGAGGCTGCCCTGCCAGGAGGGCGCGGCCAGCAGATGCTCCAGGCCGGGCGCATCCTCGGTCTCCTCGGCGGTGCCGTCGAGCACGGCGACCGGATAGCCCAGGCGTTGCAGGCTGGCGCAGACCTGCCACAGCGTCTCCAGGCCCAGCGGCGTGCCGGGGCGGCTGAGGATGGCCAGCACGCGCAGATCGGCCTGCGGCATGAAGCTGTGCAGGCTGGATCCCTGGTGGAGGCCGGTATCAAGCAACATCGGCGTAGCTCCTGTCGGCAGACAGCTCCGGCGAATGGGAGAAGAAAAAATTCAGGTCGGCCGCCTTCGGGTCGAAGGCCGACTTGATGGGTGAACGCATCGAGGTGCCGATCAGCTTGTGCGCGTCTGCGGCTTCCCAGTCTTCCGGCACGCGCTGGCCATTGGTCACGCCGCGCAGCACCATCTGGTGGCGGATCAGCGCATCGATGGAGGGGCCGAGCTTCACGGCCTCGTCCACCTTGGACAGGATGGCCTGTTGCGAGCCGGTGGTCTTGAAAGCGGTGAGCACGTCGTCCAGCGTGTCGCCGTGGCTGCCGGCGTTGAGCACCAGCAGGCGGTTCACGTTGGGCAGGTTCAGCACGTCCAGCATGTCGCGCTTGCGCGGATCGCGCGGGGCCACCCCCGTGGTGTCGATCAGCACCATCTTCTTGCCCGACAGAAGACCCAGCAGGTCCTGCAGCGCGGCACGGTCGTGGGCCAGATGGGCGACGATGCCGAGCATGCGGCCGTAGGTGCGCAGCTGCTCGTGGGCACCGACGCGGTAGGTGTCCAGGGTGATCAGGCCCACGCTGCCGGGGCCGTGGATGCGCGCGCACAGCGCGGCCAGCTTGGCGGTGGTGGTGGTCTTGCCCACACCGGTGGAGCCGACCATGGCGTAGATGCCGCCTTCTTCGTACAGCGGGCGAGACTGGGCGTCGGTGCGCAGGTTGCGCTCCAGCACCTCCATGAGCCAGCGCACGGCGTCGCCGGCGGAGAGATCCTCGGGCATGCGCTCCAGCACGGCGCGGGCCAGTGCGGGCGAGTAGCCGGCACGGATCATCTTCAGCATCAGGTTCGAGTGGATCGGGTTCTGGCGCGCCTGTCCCAGCCAGGCCAGGGTGTTGAAGCGGTCCTCGATGAGTTCCTTCATCGATTGCAGCTCGTTCATCAGGCCTTGCTGCTGCTGGTTGCCGAGCGACGGCATCGCCGGGGCGGCGGCCGCGGCGCGGCGGGGTGCCGGTTCGGGCGGCAGGTCCATCGGGATGCTGCGCAGCGGATTGTGGCGGGCCACAGGCGCTGCTTGCGCCGGCTGGCGCTCACGCTGTTCCAGCGACCGGGCCTGGCCGCGCGGCTCGGCGGCAGGCGTGTCCTCGGGGCCGCCGTTCAGGGCTTCATGGCGGCGGCGCAGCATGCGCTCACGCACGTAGTCCTGGAACGACAGCGTGCTCATGGCCAGCTGTTCGGTGTCTTGGTGGACGACGTTGCGGGCCGGCTCGCCCAAGGGGGCGGGGCGCTGCTGCGTGCGCACCGGGCTGGCCGCCAGGTCGGAGGCGCGTTCCTGCAGACGGCTGATCGGGGGCTGCTGCTGCGGGCGCTGCTGCATCTGCTGCTGCTCCTGGCCCGACTCCAGCGAGGACAGCGTGTCCTCGGCCGTGGCGACGACCTCGACGCCGTTGGGCGTCTGGCGGTTGGACAGGATGAGCGTGCCGTCCCCGAAGGCCATACGGGCCTTGGCCAGGGCCTCCCGCGACGTGGGGGCGTAGAAGCGCTTGATGTTCATGCTGATGCACCTTTGAGGATCGGGCCGATGCGGATCGTGTGGGTTTCAGGGATCTCGCTGTGGGCGAGCACCTGCAGGCGGGGGGCGACGCGGCGCACCAGGCGGGCGATGGCGTTGCGGATCTGGTCGGGAACGAGCAGGCAGGCGGGCATGCCCATCTCTTCCTGCTTGAGGGCCACTTCAGCGGCCTTCTGGGTGAGGATGTCGGCCACGCCGGGGTCGAGCGAGGGGCCGCCGGCATTGCCCAGGGCCTGCACCAGCAGGCGCTCCAGGCCGGGTTCGATGGCGATCACGTTCAGCTCGCGGGTCGGGCCGTAGATCTGCTGCACGATGGCCGGCGACAGGGCGATGCGCACGCGGCGGGCCAGCTCGACCGGGTCCTGCGTCACGACGGCGTGCTCGGCCAGCGTCTCGATGATGGTGCGGATGTCGCGGATGTGCACAGACTCTTCCAGCAGCAGCTGGAGGACTTTCTGGAACGTTGCGATGGACACCATTTTGGGGACGACTTCTTCGATGAGCTTGGGGGCCAGTTTGGCGACGTGTTCCACGAGTTGCTGGGTTTCCGTGCGGCTCAGGAGCTTGGCTGCCTGCACTTGCATCAAGTGTGACAAATGGGTCGCCATCACGGTTTCCGAATCAACGACCGTAAAGCCCGCCATTTGTGCCGCTTCCTTCTGGTTGGTGTCGATCCAGTGGGCCGGCAGGCCGAAGGCCGGGTCGGTCGTGGGCGTGCCGATCAGCGGCGTGCTGATGCCGCCCGGGTTGATGGCCAGGTGCATGCCGGGGAAGGCCTCGCCTTCGCCCACCACGACGCCGCGCAGGGTGATGCGGTAGGCGCTGGGCTTGAGCTCCAGGTTGTCGCGCACGTGCACGGCTGGCGGCAGGAAGCCGACTTCCTGCGCGAACTTGCGGCGCACGCCCTTGATGCGGGTCAGCAGGTCACCCTGGCGGTTCTTGTCCACCAGCGCGATCAGGCGGTAGCCCAGCTCCAGGCCCAGCAGATCCACGGGCTGCAGATCGTCCCAGGTGGCCTCCCCGTCGCCTTGCGGCGCGGCGGGTGCCTCTTCGGCGGGCGCCGGCTTGCGCTGCTGCTGCAGGAGCAGCCAGGCCCCGTAGCCGATGCCGCCGCCCATGACCAGGAACACCGCGTGGGGCATGCCGGGGATCAGGCCCAGCAGGATCAGGATGGCAGCGGTCACGCCCAGCACGCGCGGCGACATGAAGAGCTGCTGCACGATCTGGCGGCCCATGTCCTCTTCCTTGCCCACGCGCGAGATCACCATGGCGGCCGCCACCGAGATCAGCAGGCCGGGAATCTGCGCGACCAGCGCGTCGCCCACCGCCAGCAGGATGTAGCTGTCGGCGGCTTGGCCGGCCGACAGGCCGTGCTGCAGCATGCCGATGGCGAAGCCGCCCACGATGTTGATGATCAGGATCAGGATGCCGGCCACCGCGTCGCCGCGCACGAACTTGGAAGCACCGTCCATGGAGCCGAAGAAGTTGGCCTCTTCACCCACCTCTGCACGGCGGCGCTTGGCTTCCTTCTCGTCGATCAGGCCGGCATTCAGGTCGGCGTCCACGGCCATCTGCTTGCCGGGCATCGCGTCCAGAGTGAAGCGGGCCGACACCTCGGCGATCCGCTCCGCGCCCTTGGTCACCACCACGAAGTTGATCACCACCAGGATGGTGAACACGATCAGACCGACCGCGAAGTTGCCGCCGATCAGGAAGTGGCCGAAGGCCTCGATCACGGCGCCGGCGGCCCCCGGGCCGGTGTGGCCCTCCAGCAGCACCACGCGGGTGGAAGCCACGTTCAGCGACAGCCGCATCAGCGTGGTCAGCAGCAGCACGGACGGGAAGGCTGCGAAGTCCAGCGGCCGCACCATATAGGCGGCCACCATCATCACCATCAGCGCGACGGCGATGTTCAGCGTGAAGAACGTGTCCAGCAGCCAGGCCGGGATGGGCAGCACCATCAGCGCGAGGATGGCCACCACCAGCAACGGGGCCGAAAGGCCCTGCAGCGCCGAGCGGTTGGAGCTGGCCCACTGGCGGGCGGAATGCATGGAAGGCGTCATGGTGCGTTACCTGCGGCCGTAGCGGCGGTGGCGGAAGCGGCGGGCCGCGGCTGATGGGGATCCAACTCGGGCGGAATGAACGGGTCCGGCTGCGCATCGGGCATCCGGCCTTCCCCGCGCATCGCCGCCTTCAGCCGGTACACATAGGCCAGCACCTGGGCCACGGCGGAGAACAGCGCGGCAGGAATGGGCTGCTCCAACTCGGCGTGGGCATAGAGCGCCCGGGCGAGCATGGGCGATTGCAGCACCGGCACGGCATGCTGCTCGGCGATGTCGCGGATGCGGAAGGCCAGCAGATCGGTGCCCTTGGAGATCACCTGGGGCGCGTTCATCGTGGCCTCGTCGTACTTGAGTGCCACGGCGTAGTGGGTCGGGTTCATCACCACGAAGTCGGCCTTGGGCACCTTGGAGAGGCTCGCCCGGTTGGCGATCTCGCGGGCCCGCTGGCGCTGGCGCCCCTTGATCTCGGGGTTGCCGTCCGACTCCTTGTGCTCCTGCTTCACTTCCTGGTGCGACATCTTCAGGCGCGACTTGAAGAAGTACGCCTGCAGCGGCACGTCGATCACGGCGGCGAGGAACACCACCAGCAGCAGCAAAGACATGCCGGCGGTGAGCCATTCGGCCACCTGCCGCAAGGCCACGGGCGAGGGTTGCAGTACCAGCATGGTGACCTTCTCGATGCTGGTGCTCATGAAGTTCCAGGCGACGATGGTCAGGATGATGGTCATCAGCACCATCTTGCCCACGTTGGTCATCTGCTGCTTGGAGAACAGGTTGGCGAAGCCCGAGAGCGGGTTGAGCCGGTTGAACTGGGGGGTGATCGGCTTGAAGCTGAAGATCATTCCGCCAGAGCCCAGGGCGCTCACCAGGGCGGCGCAGCCGGTCAGCAGCGCGAAGACGGCGCTGGCAATGATGCCGATGCGGGCCATGTCCACCAGCCGCTGCAGCATGCTGCCGGAGGACTGCACGGTGGCGGCGTTGAAGGTCAGATGCTGGGTCAGCGCCTGCAGCAGGTGCTCGGTGAGCGTGGGCGCCAGCACGAACATGGACGCAGCGCCCACGCCGAGCACCGCCAGGTGCGACAGATCCCGCGAACGCGCGGCCTGGCCGTCGGTACGCGCTTTTTGCAGCTTCCGCTCGGTCGCTGGGAGGTTCTTGTCTTGGCTGGAGGAGTCCATGGTGGCATGACGGCTGGGTCATGCCATTGTCGTGAGGGGCCGCTCCCGCTAAAGCCCGAATAGAAGGCCTGTCCGCCCACTATTCCCCTGGGCGCCGGCCGTGGGGCGCCTTTCAGGGGGTTGCTATGCTAAACGTAGCTATATGCGCTTGCCGGTATTGGGTTTGCGATAAAAAAATACCAGAAATCATTGATGGGCAAGCGCATGCAGCTATCAAAATGATAAAGGCTGCCGCGCGCCGTGGCTCCGGTGCGGGCACGGCGCGCTCCGGGTCAGAACCCGAGGCTGGCGAGCAGGTCGTCCACTTCCGACTGGTTGGAGACCACGTTGGCCGTGTTCTCCGGGTCGACCACCGGTCCCTGCAGCGGTGCGCGCTGGGCTTCGGGCGCCGGCGTGACCGGCTGCGTATTCTGCGGCGCCGTCTGGATCAGCAGCTGCACCAGCTGCTGCTCGATCGTCGAGGCGAGATTGACCACGCGGGCGATCACCTGGCCCGTCAGGTCATGGAAGTCCTGCGCCATCATGATCTCGGTCAGGTGGCCATCGGCCTCCTTGGTGACCCGCTCCACGTCGGTCAGGAAATTGAAGATCTCGCCCTTGGCCACGGCGGCCACCGGGTCGGCGACCAGCGAATTGACCACGCGCCGCGTCTCCGCAGCGATGAAGTCGTGCTGGGCCTTGGCCTGCTCCACGCGGTTGAGCACCTTCTCGGCCGCCTCGCCCGTCAGGCGCGCGATGTACGACAGGCGGCTCTGCGCATCCGGCAGCTCGCCCATCGAGCCGCGCAGTTGGTCGGCGTAGCCCAGTTCGTTCAGCGAATCGTGCAGCTGCCGGGTGAGCTGGCCGATCTTCTGGTGGACGTCGTCGCCCCCGGCATCCGGCGCGCCGGTGTTCGCTGCGTTCATGGTCACAGTCCCATTTTCTTGAGGATCAGGGTCACCTTCTCTTCGAGGGTGGCCTTGGTGAACGGCTTGACGATGTAGCCGGCGGCACCGCCCTGGGCAGCGGCCACGATGTCTTCCTTGCGGGCCTCGGCGGTCACCATCAGGACCGGCAGGTGCTTGAGCTTGTCGTCCTTCTTGATTTCGCCCAGCAGTTGGAAGCCGTTCATGTTCGGCATGTTGATGTCGGTGACCACGAAGTCGAACTTGCCATTGCGCAGCTTGTTCAGCGCAGCGACGCCGTCCTCGGCCTCGTCGGCATCAGCAAAGCCGCTTTCCTTGAGCAGGTTGCGGACGATGCGCCGCATGGTGGAGAAGTCGTCAACGATCAAAAAACGAAGGGCAGTGGTCACGTGGGACCCTTTCGGTCGGAAATTACGTTAGAGATTGTCTGGGGCTATCGACTCTGTGACAAGTCGTTACTGCCTGGCGCGGATGCGGGATTGTCCTGCTTTTGTGCAGCAAGCTCCGGCAACGTCACCTGTGTCGTGCCTTTGCCCATCAGTCTTTCCTCTGCCTCGCGCGTCAACACCGTGATGGTAATGCGGCGGTTGACCGGCGCGCGAGGGTTGCTGGGATCCAACAGATCGCTGGCCGCCAAGCCGACGACGCGGCCCAGCTTGGCATCCGGCATGCCGGCTGCGACGAGTTCGCGGCGCGAGGCGTTGGCCCGGTCGGCTGACAGCTCCCAGTTGCTGTAGCCGCGGTCGCCATTGCCGTAAGGCGCGGCGTCGGTGTGGCCGGCCAGGCTGATGCGGTTTTCCACCCCGTTCAGGGCAGAGCCGATTTCGCGCAGGATGTCGCGCATGTAGGGTTTTACCAACGCACTGCCGCTGTCGAACATGGGCCGGTTCTGGTCGTCGACGATCTGGATCTGCAGCCCGTCCGGCGTGATGTCGATCCGGATCTGAGAGCGGTATTCGCGCAACTTGATGTTTTCGGTGATCACCGAATCGATCTTGGCCTGCAGCGCCTTGATCCGCATCTGGTCCTGGCGCGCCTGTTCCGCCTTGGCGTTTTCGATGTTCATGCGCCGGCTGGTATTGGTGCTGTCGGAGTCCGACCGGCGCACCTGGCCGTGCACCTTGGACAGATCGTTGCCGCCGCCGGGAATCACGCTGGAGCTGTTGCCGGCGCCGTCGCCGCCGGTCATCGCCACCTTCAGCGGCGAAGAGAAATAGGCCGCGATGCCCTGCAACTCCCCCTTGGCGGTGGAACCCAGCAGCCACATCAGCAGGAAGAACGCCATCATGGCCGTCACGAAGTCGGCATAGGCGATCTTCCAGGCACCGCCATGGACAGCGTGGCCGCCCTTCTTGACGCGCTTGATGATGATCGGTTGGAGCTTCTTTTCCGCCATGGCGCAATCCAGCAGCGCAGTACGCGCTTACTTTTTGCCCTTCACGTGGCTTTCGAGCTCGCTGAAGCTCGGCCGATCGCCCGAGAACAGCACCTTGCGGCCGAACTCGATGGCCGTCGACGGGTTGTAGCCCTGCATGCTGGCCAGCAGCGTGG from Paracidovorax wautersii includes:
- the flgM gene encoding flagellar biosynthesis anti-sigma factor FlgM; protein product: MKIGQNPEIANALSQATSAKQQAKTPAPAVETATTQAASAFAAGVPVTFSSSAKALEQTGRNAGEFDANKVKAVKASIEKGTFTIDADAIADKLLSNAQEVLSRSGK
- a CDS encoding bifunctional cytidylyltransferase/SDR family oxidoreductase, producing MLNNDQAYVLLAGGSGTRLESPIPKQFIRVAGKTVVEHSFACLHSYAPDARIVITVPADALAYTKELFKDTRAEVIVGGSSRQASAYAALRYLRADPPKNVILHDSARPFLSHQIIHDVVEALSFYEAVDVAIKTSDTIIVERDGFIQSIPKRDHIYRGQTPQGFRYQALLKSYEEIGVEKLGDYTDDCGIYLACHPMGQVRIVKGSSENIKITDSIDLVLADELFRIRQQQLAPNLGGLHLKGTHSIVFGGSMGIGKAIVQILEEAGGTVHSISRRNGCNIADHGQVAASINGLLDQWGRIDNVINAAGLLIKSPLEQQSPQQVAEQVSVNLLGALNVAQCSHAALKASKGMLLQFSSSSFTRGRADYSAYSACKAAIVNLTQALADEWKEDGVRVNCVVPGRTDTSMRRSNFANEDQRSLLSPYEVALASAKLLSAADTGVILRV
- the flhF gene encoding flagellar biosynthesis protein FlhF encodes the protein MNIKRFYAPTSREALAKARMAFGDGTLILSNRQTPNGVEVVATAEDTLSSLESGQEQQQMQQRPQQQPPISRLQERASDLAASPVRTQQRPAPLGEPARNVVHQDTEQLAMSTLSFQDYVRERMLRRRHEALNGGPEDTPAAEPRGQARSLEQRERQPAQAAPVARHNPLRSIPMDLPPEPAPRRAAAAAPAMPSLGNQQQQGLMNELQSMKELIEDRFNTLAWLGQARQNPIHSNLMLKMIRAGYSPALARAVLERMPEDLSAGDAVRWLMEVLERNLRTDAQSRPLYEEGGIYAMVGSTGVGKTTTTAKLAALCARIHGPGSVGLITLDTYRVGAHEQLRTYGRMLGIVAHLAHDRAALQDLLGLLSGKKMVLIDTTGVAPRDPRKRDMLDVLNLPNVNRLLVLNAGSHGDTLDDVLTAFKTTGSQQAILSKVDEAVKLGPSIDALIRHQMVLRGVTNGQRVPEDWEAADAHKLIGTSMRSPIKSAFDPKAADLNFFFSHSPELSADRSYADVA
- a CDS encoding RNA polymerase sigma factor FliA gives rise to the protein MYTAKGQLDRDALIRQHVPLVRRIAHHMIAKLPPNVELDDLIQVGMIGLSEALTRYEAAQGVQFETFATQRIRGAMLDELREGDWMSRSSRKSQKEIEHAVQRMEQKLGRSPMESEIADELGLSLEDYQTLLGKVRGTQLVYLEDMTRGDDDEEGFLDRHVADSEADPMAVLRDQRLKSSLVAAIKTLPEREQYVMGMYYEHDMNLKEIAAVLGVTESRVCQLHSQSIARLRAKMRAH
- a CDS encoding methyltransferase domain-containing protein; this translates as MENPMSQCPVCGGEEEVITNTCRVAPYKDKTMSGYECKACGFVRHPENLGQYKKVVTGASEGLLRTLRNATDERPGREFYMAEMGLEIVGKPNASISFFGSGLNTDHLWVKRAYPGVSTKLVDLENMQEAENFEPIADATPSDVVLASEVIEHFTEPVAHFESLLKLLKNDGILICSSNIYDGTDMSFHQYPFVPGHVAYWTPLSLIKLASDHGCFVDFRTPEIGLTRGGPRKKYIIFYRSTELLFRTSLYFGRHMHAPSEKE